A genomic segment from Paramixta manurensis encodes:
- a CDS encoding integrase, producing the protein MARKTKPLTDTEIKAAKPKDTDYQLYDGDGLTLLIKSSGSKLWQFRYYRPLTKQRTKQSFGAYPAVSLSDARKLRAESQVLLAKDIDPLEYQKEQVRNSQEAKINTFLLVAERWWNVKKASVTEDYADDIWRSLERDVFPAIGDISITEIKAHTLVKAVQPVQARGALETVRRLCQRINEVMIYAQNTGLIDAVPSVNIGKAFEKPQKKNMPSIRPDQLPQLMQTMRTASISLSTRCLFMWQLLTITRPAEAAEARWDEIDFDANEWKIPAARMKMNRDHTVPLSDEALSILEMMKSLSGGREFIFPSRIKPTQPMNSQTVNAALKRAGLGGVLVSHGLRSIASTALNEQGFSPDVIEAALAHVDKNEVRRAYNRSDYLEQRRPMMQWWANFVNSADKGTITTLKSAAFRLVG; encoded by the coding sequence TCCAGCGGTAGTAAGCTCTGGCAGTTCCGTTACTATCGGCCTCTGACCAAACAACGAACCAAACAGAGCTTCGGTGCCTACCCTGCCGTCTCACTTTCTGATGCGCGTAAACTCAGAGCCGAATCTCAAGTTTTATTGGCGAAAGACATTGATCCTCTGGAATATCAGAAAGAACAGGTGAGAAATTCTCAAGAGGCCAAAATCAACACTTTCCTGTTAGTTGCCGAGCGTTGGTGGAATGTGAAGAAAGCCAGCGTAACAGAGGACTATGCCGACGATATCTGGCGCTCGCTTGAGAGAGATGTTTTCCCAGCAATCGGTGATATCAGCATCACTGAGATTAAGGCTCATACTTTGGTTAAAGCAGTTCAGCCGGTTCAGGCCAGAGGGGCATTAGAGACTGTTCGCCGCCTTTGTCAGCGTATTAACGAAGTCATGATTTATGCGCAGAACACAGGCTTGATTGATGCAGTTCCCAGCGTAAACATCGGGAAAGCGTTCGAGAAGCCGCAGAAGAAAAACATGCCTAGTATCCGCCCGGATCAACTTCCACAATTAATGCAGACTATGCGCACGGCAAGTATTAGCTTGTCCACACGATGCCTGTTCATGTGGCAGCTTCTCACCATTACCCGCCCTGCCGAAGCTGCTGAGGCTCGATGGGATGAGATCGATTTTGATGCTAACGAATGGAAAATTCCTGCAGCTCGAATGAAGATGAACCGGGACCATACGGTTCCCCTATCCGATGAGGCTCTCTCTATTCTGGAAATGATGAAGTCACTCAGTGGTGGCCGAGAGTTTATCTTTCCCAGTCGCATTAAGCCTACCCAGCCGATGAACAGCCAGACAGTGAATGCAGCCCTTAAGCGTGCAGGCTTAGGGGGCGTACTCGTTTCTCATGGCTTGCGATCTATTGCTAGCACCGCCCTTAATGAGCAGGGTTTTTCGCCTGATGTCATAGAGGCGGCTCTGGCTCATGTGGACAAAAATGAGGTACGACGCGCTTATAACCGCAGCGATTATCTTGAGCAACGACGCCCAATGATGCAGTGGTGGGCAAACTTTGTTAATTCGGCCGACAAAGGAACCATAACCACTTTGAAATCAGCCGCTTTTAGACTTGTCGGATAA
- a CDS encoding helix-turn-helix transcriptional regulator codes for MNTSNAKMIRIASVMKKIGVGRSTIYDWINPKSPRYDATFPKRRRLGKQSIGWLESEIDEWILLREPVSC; via the coding sequence ATGAACACATCCAATGCAAAAATGATACGGATTGCATCTGTAATGAAAAAAATTGGCGTAGGTCGGTCAACCATCTACGATTGGATCAATCCAAAATCTCCACGTTACGATGCAACATTTCCAAAGCGCCGCCGTCTTGGTAAACAATCTATTGGCTGGCTTGAATCAGAAATTGATGAATGGATTTTACTTCGAGAACCAGTCTCTTGTTGA
- a CDS encoding inovirus Gp2 family protein, producing MSYVELYRSIINQSLNLITNRHQRVVAFRVDTHFPGIVDNGDNICCFHSLKPGEISRMCKSMEAKLIADIQRKEREGKRVYRGTVIIIWAREFSLSGKCHYHLCLLFNKDAYYHLGDYEQENTLRAMITGAWYSAMGLHLDDYRGLVHFPENCRYVLNSNHLDFQYHYQELLNRLDYLAKIETKIFGEGYRNFGSYQIDL from the coding sequence ATGAGTTATGTTGAACTTTACCGATCAATAATCAATCAATCATTGAATTTGATTACGAACAGGCACCAAAGAGTTGTTGCGTTCAGAGTTGATACTCATTTTCCGGGGATAGTTGACAACGGTGATAACATTTGCTGCTTTCATAGCCTGAAACCTGGTGAAATTAGCCGTATGTGCAAATCAATGGAGGCTAAGCTCATAGCCGATATTCAGAGAAAAGAGCGAGAAGGGAAACGCGTATACAGAGGAACAGTAATTATTATATGGGCGAGAGAATTTTCATTATCGGGTAAATGCCATTACCACCTTTGCTTGCTGTTTAACAAAGATGCCTACTACCATCTCGGGGATTATGAGCAAGAAAATACGCTAAGAGCAATGATCACCGGAGCTTGGTATAGCGCGATGGGCCTGCATCTGGACGATTATCGAGGCTTGGTGCATTTTCCAGAGAACTGCCGTTATGTGCTGAACTCGAACCATCTTGATTTCCAATATCATTATCAGGAGCTGCTGAACCGCCTAGATTATCTCGCTAAAATAGAGACCAAGATCTTTGGTGAAGGATATCGTAATTTCGGTTCTTACCAAATCGACCTTTAA
- a CDS encoding DUF5677 domain-containing protein, protein MLNKKVLSQIQDVAGSGNMSPAEIAEWLDTHSEDIEHLVALKMFEYLDEAKGEVLKDHYENLDAFRGRLFTTWESPLKRLDALIYGCTEISNEVNSEYRTGSGERSAKLNITTRLHARAVQVSCEISHLLKGGFADGAMARWRTLHETTAILIFIAEGDEDLAKRFTDFQSIQRRKAANRYNKYSEELGFTSFSPEDLSRFDLERNDIVGKYEAGFGNELGWAAKALGKEPSARTKVRFSDIEEFVELDFLRPHYGFANQYIHAGIDSIGFKLGTSLSNKDLLLCGPSNEGLLEPIQCTSLSLIQATQAIISVSPNDQRLLYSSVLWLWHEKLKEEVVAASDALMKKGEADNFE, encoded by the coding sequence TTGTTAAACAAAAAAGTACTTTCTCAGATACAGGATGTGGCTGGTAGCGGCAATATGTCTCCCGCAGAGATTGCTGAGTGGTTAGATACTCATTCTGAAGACATAGAGCATTTGGTTGCGTTGAAAATGTTCGAGTATTTGGATGAGGCTAAAGGGGAGGTATTAAAGGACCATTATGAAAATTTAGATGCATTTAGAGGAAGACTATTTACAACATGGGAGTCCCCTTTAAAGCGGCTGGATGCATTAATTTATGGCTGTACTGAAATCAGTAATGAGGTAAACAGTGAGTATCGCACCGGTTCTGGAGAAAGGTCCGCAAAACTGAACATAACCACCCGACTGCACGCACGTGCTGTCCAGGTTTCCTGCGAGATATCTCATCTTCTAAAGGGTGGCTTTGCAGACGGTGCAATGGCCCGTTGGAGAACGCTCCATGAAACCACGGCCATATTGATATTTATTGCAGAAGGCGACGAAGACCTGGCGAAAAGATTCACGGATTTTCAGAGCATACAGAGGCGAAAAGCTGCTAATCGCTATAATAAATATAGTGAAGAGTTGGGTTTTACTTCTTTCTCCCCAGAAGATTTAAGTCGGTTTGATCTCGAAAGAAATGACATCGTTGGTAAGTATGAAGCGGGTTTCGGCAATGAATTAGGTTGGGCCGCAAAAGCTTTAGGAAAAGAACCCAGTGCCAGAACTAAGGTTCGCTTTAGTGATATTGAGGAATTTGTCGAGCTGGACTTTTTGCGACCGCACTACGGCTTTGCCAACCAGTATATTCATGCAGGAATTGACAGTATTGGCTTCAAGCTCGGTACATCGCTTTCAAATAAAGATCTCTTGCTATGCGGACCATCTAATGAAGGGCTGTTAGAGCCTATTCAGTGCACCAGCTTGTCCTTAATACAGGCCACTCAGGCGATAATCTCAGTTTCACCAAACGATCAACGTTTGCTATATAGCTCCGTGCTCTGGTTGTGGCATGAGAAGTTGAAAGAAGAAGTTGTTGCCGCATCTGATGCCCTAATGAAGAAAGGTGAAGCTGATAATTTTGAATAA
- a CDS encoding radical SAM protein has product MKSRIGPNGVHFFDRNTGLNILLDELHPQGAVWSTSPRQVSIALTNLCDLHCAYCFAPKHKAVLHTNQVLSWLKELDTEGCLGIGFGGGEPTFHPDFVEICKRAAGETQLAVTFTTHGHRLSQQLVKHLKGSIHFARISVDGTGSTYEELRGKPFANLLKGIESIATLSPFGINVVINERTVFELDAVTELAQQFGASELLLLPQQATNAVASMNEVVGRELKNWVSNYRGEVRLAVSEVGASGLPICDPLPDETGLRAYAHIDASGILRMSSYSTTGVDIGETGVLSALKRLRNTLEMK; this is encoded by the coding sequence ATGAAGTCCAGAATCGGACCAAACGGAGTGCATTTCTTCGATCGAAATACAGGTTTGAACATCCTATTAGACGAATTGCACCCTCAGGGGGCAGTTTGGTCGACGTCTCCCCGTCAAGTCTCAATAGCACTCACCAATCTTTGCGATCTCCATTGCGCGTACTGTTTTGCGCCCAAACACAAGGCAGTGCTGCATACTAACCAAGTACTTAGCTGGTTAAAGGAATTGGATACTGAAGGATGCCTCGGCATCGGCTTTGGCGGAGGGGAACCAACTTTCCATCCAGATTTCGTCGAAATATGCAAACGGGCTGCCGGGGAAACTCAGCTTGCCGTGACATTCACGACCCATGGTCATCGTTTGTCGCAACAATTAGTTAAACACCTCAAAGGTTCAATTCACTTCGCGCGTATTAGCGTTGACGGGACAGGCAGTACCTATGAAGAACTGCGCGGAAAACCTTTTGCCAACTTACTTAAGGGAATTGAATCGATTGCAACATTGTCGCCCTTTGGAATAAACGTCGTGATAAACGAACGTACAGTCTTTGAGCTTGATGCAGTAACTGAGCTGGCGCAACAGTTTGGAGCTAGTGAATTGCTGTTATTGCCTCAGCAAGCAACTAACGCGGTCGCAAGTATGAATGAAGTGGTCGGCCGAGAGCTTAAGAACTGGGTCTCCAACTATAGAGGAGAGGTTCGACTTGCAGTAAGTGAGGTGGGAGCGTCAGGACTGCCCATATGCGATCCTCTTCCTGATGAAACTGGCCTTCGAGCCTACGCGCACATAGACGCTTCCGGCATATTGCGTATGAGTTCTTATTCAACCACCGGTGTGGATATTGGTGAAACCGGTGTTCTGTCAGCGCTTAAGCGACTTCGTAATACCTTAGAGATGAAATAA
- a CDS encoding DUF6375 family protein — translation MKIWNGYGSEHSMNLVLIGKFKQEQDAEKVEKDIKTLSTQAEKDECYSIPFDEPENQRFSDEMLSLLYSLKLHTLGPTDLGQLVSDHHLDREGDRITITTDEAEVSAFVKLFVEAGAKVEIFSAHDYPSDSNDAS, via the coding sequence ATGAAAATTTGGAACGGATATGGTTCTGAGCATTCGATGAACTTAGTTCTCATCGGAAAATTCAAGCAAGAGCAAGATGCAGAGAAGGTCGAGAAGGATATTAAAACGCTCAGTACTCAGGCTGAGAAAGATGAATGTTACTCGATCCCTTTTGATGAGCCAGAGAATCAACGGTTTTCAGATGAAATGCTCTCATTACTATACAGCCTAAAACTCCACACTTTAGGACCAACCGATCTTGGTCAATTGGTGTCAGATCATCATCTAGATCGTGAAGGCGATAGAATAACAATAACTACTGATGAGGCAGAGGTATCTGCGTTCGTTAAGCTGTTTGTCGAGGCTGGAGCAAAGGTTGAGATTTTCTCAGCGCATGACTATCCGTCCGATTCCAACGATGCCAGTTGA
- a CDS encoding IS3 family transposase (programmed frameshift) — protein sequence MIFSPQHKTGDLMNKKTKRTFTPEFRLECAQLIVDKGYSYRQASEAMNVGSTTLESWVRQLRRERQGITPSATPITAEQQRIRELEKQVRRLEEQNTIFKKGYRTLDVRLTERFTIAARLSDSHTVVSLCSALEIHRSSYRYWRKRRDTVNPARVRLYSEIRRAWNQSRGSAGARTLAEMLAQNGVPMTRYRAGRLMKYLNLSSCQPGKHQYKNARQEHTCLPNLLERQFAVPEPDRVWCGDITYIWAGNRWCYLAVVMDLFARRVIGWSLSANADTALIRSALRMAYETRGQPRDVMFHSDQGSQYTGLKYQQVLWRYRIKQSVSRRGNCWDNSPMERFFRSLKTEWVPTNGYAGKDEARRQIGSYIQNYYNSVRPHHYNGGLTPEESENRYRSYCKTVASIT from the exons GTGATATTCTCACCACAACATAAAACAGGTGACTTAATGAACAAGAAAACTAAGCGTACTTTCACCCCTGAGTTCAGGCTGGAATGTGCACAGCTGATTGTTGATAAGGGCTACTCATATCGACAAGCCAGTGAAGCGATGAATGTCGGTTCTACCACCCTTGAGAGCTGGGTGCGCCAGCTCAGGCGAGAGCGGCAGGGGATTACGCCCTCTGCTACTCCCATTACTGCAGAACAGCAACGTATTCGCGAGCTGGAAAAGCAGGTTCGCCGCCTGGAGGAACAGAATACGATAT TTAAAAAAGGCTACCGCACTCTTGATGTCCGACTCACTGAACGGTTCACGATAGCCGCCAGACTGAGTGACAGCCACACGGTTGTCAGCCTTTGCTCCGCGCTGGAAATACACCGTAGCAGTTACCGGTACTGGCGAAAACGACGCGATACTGTCAATCCGGCGCGAGTCAGGTTGTACAGCGAAATACGCCGGGCGTGGAACCAGAGCCGGGGCTCAGCAGGCGCACGCACGCTGGCTGAAATGCTGGCTCAAAATGGCGTTCCGATGACCCGTTACCGTGCCGGGCGTCTGATGAAATACCTGAACCTGAGCAGTTGCCAGCCCGGAAAACATCAGTACAAAAATGCCCGTCAGGAGCATACCTGCCTGCCGAATCTGCTCGAGCGTCAGTTCGCTGTACCGGAGCCAGACCGGGTATGGTGTGGAGATATTACGTATATCTGGGCTGGAAATCGCTGGTGCTATCTGGCGGTTGTTATGGATCTTTTTGCCCGCAGGGTTATCGGCTGGAGTCTGTCAGCGAATGCCGATACCGCACTGATAAGAAGTGCTCTGCGGATGGCCTATGAGACGCGTGGTCAACCGCGTGATGTCATGTTCCATAGCGACCAGGGAAGCCAGTATACAGGCCTTAAATATCAGCAAGTTCTCTGGCGTTACAGGATAAAGCAAAGCGTCAGTCGTCGGGGGAACTGCTGGGATAATAGCCCCATGGAACGCTTCTTCCGTAGTCTGAAAACAGAATGGGTGCCGACGAATGGTTACGCAGGTAAGGATGAGGCCCGGCGACAAATCGGCAGTTATATCCAGAATTACTACAATAGCGTCAGACCTCATCATTACAACGGGGGGCTGACGCCGGAAGAATCAGAGAACCGATACCGTTCTTACTGTAAAACCGTGGCCAGTATTACTTGA
- a CDS encoding antirestriction protein yields the protein MDTQNLQFAEQTAITASVVPDELRIGFWPHHFGSIPQWITLEPQIFAWMDRLCTDYHGGIWNFSTLSNGGAFMAPEAENDEKWRLFNSMNGNGAELTGEAAGIVACLMTYSHHACRTECDAMTEHYYRLRDYALNHPECNAIMHLID from the coding sequence ATGGATACACAAAACCTTCAGTTCGCTGAGCAGACAGCAATCACGGCCTCAGTGGTCCCTGACGAGTTACGCATCGGCTTCTGGCCACATCACTTTGGCTCCATCCCGCAATGGATAACACTTGAGCCCCAAATCTTTGCCTGGATGGATCGACTGTGTACCGATTATCACGGTGGTATCTGGAACTTCTCAACGCTCAGTAACGGCGGCGCTTTTATGGCTCCTGAGGCAGAGAACGATGAGAAGTGGAGATTGTTCAACAGTATGAACGGCAACGGCGCGGAACTTACTGGTGAAGCGGCAGGGATAGTCGCCTGTCTGATGACATACAGCCATCATGCCTGCCGTACGGAATGTGACGCGATGACTGAGCACTACTATCGCTTACGCGACTACGCGCTGAATCATCCAGAGTGCAACGCCATTATGCATCTTATCGACTGA
- the radC gene encoding RadC family protein, which translates to MNTALSPVSAQPELFPLTIMTQHGCLLHATSGLTPYAQRTIRRAINLLDKYLRQPGISFTSSTAARDWLRLQLARQEREVFMVLYLDNQHRLLENETLFAGSVNHVQVHSRGVVKSALRFNAAAVVLAHNHPSGDPEPSKADRQLTGRLKEILSVVDVKTLDHLVVGLEDIVSFAERGWI; encoded by the coding sequence ATGAATACTGCATTATCCCCGGTGTCAGCGCAGCCCGAACTTTTCCCACTGACGATTATGACCCAGCATGGTTGCCTGCTCCATGCGACTTCCGGACTGACACCCTACGCCCAACGGACCATTCGCCGCGCTATCAACCTGCTGGATAAATATCTGCGCCAGCCCGGTATATCCTTTACCTCAAGTACTGCTGCCCGTGACTGGCTTCGGCTACAGTTGGCCAGACAGGAACGGGAAGTGTTTATGGTGCTCTATCTCGATAATCAGCATCGTTTACTGGAGAATGAAACGCTGTTCGCCGGTTCAGTTAACCATGTGCAGGTCCATTCCCGTGGGGTGGTGAAGTCAGCGCTTCGCTTCAATGCCGCAGCTGTCGTGCTGGCACATAACCATCCCTCCGGCGATCCGGAGCCCAGCAAAGCCGATCGCCAGTTGACTGGCAGGCTAAAGGAGATACTGAGCGTGGTCGATGTGAAAACGCTTGATCACCTGGTTGTTGGTCTAGAAGACATTGTGTCGTTTGCGGAGCGAGGCTGGATATGA
- a CDS encoding DUF987 domain-containing protein: protein MKIISKRQAMALYLQHLGSRLFRFCTGKYKWSGSICHYAGLEVQDICGVLTVFAERRQDRNGPYVILRSITLI from the coding sequence ATGAAAATCATCAGTAAGCGCCAGGCCATGGCTCTGTACCTACAGCATCTTGGCTCCCGCCTGTTTCGCTTCTGTACCGGCAAATATAAATGGTCTGGCAGCATCTGCCATTATGCTGGCCTGGAAGTTCAGGACATATGCGGCGTTCTGACCGTGTTTGCTGAACGTCGTCAGGACCGCAATGGTCCCTATGTCATTCTTCGCAGTATCACTCTCATTTAA
- a CDS encoding type IV toxin-antitoxin system YeeU family antitoxin — protein MKKHSESGTKPENPVIHQWGLKRDITPCFGARLVQEGNRLHYLADRAGFSGAFTDDVAMRLDQAFPLMMKQLELMLTSGELPPRHTHCVTLYHNGLTCEADTLGSCGYVYIAIYPDQPVPQ, from the coding sequence ATGAAGAAGCACTCAGAATCCGGTACCAAGCCGGAGAATCCCGTCATCCATCAGTGGGGACTGAAGCGCGATATAACACCTTGTTTTGGCGCACGTCTCGTTCAGGAGGGCAACCGTCTGCACTATCTGGCTGACCGAGCAGGATTTAGTGGGGCATTCACCGACGATGTTGCAATGCGCCTCGATCAGGCATTTCCGCTCATGATGAAACAACTTGAGCTGATGCTGACCAGCGGCGAGCTTCCCCCCCGCCATACACATTGCGTCACGCTGTACCACAACGGCCTCACCTGCGAAGCCGATACACTCGGCTCCTGTGGCTATGTCTACATTGCTATTTATCCCGATCAACCTGTGCCGCAGTAA
- a CDS encoding TA system toxin CbtA family protein, protein MQTLSSHPTRATEPCLSPVEIWQRLLAHLLSQHYGLTLNDTPFSNETTIREHIDAGISLSDAVNFLVEKYGLVRIDRKGFSWQEQTPYLSVVDILRARRSAGLLKTNAK, encoded by the coding sequence ATGCAAACCTTATCATCACACCCGACACGGGCGACTGAGCCCTGCCTGTCACCCGTTGAAATCTGGCAGCGGCTGCTGGCTCATCTGTTGTCTCAGCACTACGGCCTGACGCTGAATGACACACCGTTCAGTAATGAAACCACCATCCGGGAACATATTGATGCAGGAATATCGCTCAGCGATGCGGTGAACTTTCTGGTAGAAAAATACGGGCTTGTCCGTATCGATCGGAAAGGATTTTCTTGGCAAGAGCAGACCCCGTATCTTTCCGTAGTGGATATTTTGCGAGCAAGGCGCTCTGCCGGCTTGCTAAAAACTAACGCAAAATGA
- a CDS encoding integrase arm-type DNA-binding domain-containing protein: protein MPKVVIKLNDTQIRNTKPGEKEVSLFDGEGLFVRISPSAKGGKKNWYFRYTVPTTRKRTKMSLGTYPHLTLAQARSLRDQYLALLAQQVDPQQHNAEKANALKAATEHTLLVVAKKWLDEKKRTSGITNDHAEDIWRSLERNVFPGLGNVPIKEIRPKLLKQHLDPIEQRGILETLRRVISRLNEIFRWAATEELIEFNPADNLAQRFTKPKKQNMPALPLSELPRFLATLNNASVRMETRLLIEWQLLTWVRPGEAVRARWADIDKINRLWTIPADFMKMKKTHKVPLSKEALRILDTMRPLSGHREWIFPSIKAPLQHMHEQTANAAIIRMGFGGELVAHGMRSIARTAAEESGKFRSEVLEAALAHPKKDEIVAAYNRAEYLAERDALMQW, encoded by the coding sequence ATGCCTAAGGTCGTCATAAAGCTGAATGATACCCAAATCAGGAACACCAAGCCCGGCGAGAAGGAAGTGAGTCTCTTCGACGGCGAAGGCTTGTTTGTGCGAATCTCACCATCAGCAAAAGGTGGTAAGAAAAACTGGTATTTTAGATACACAGTTCCGACGACCCGAAAACGCACAAAAATGAGCCTGGGTACTTACCCTCATCTCACCCTAGCTCAGGCCCGCTCTCTAAGAGACCAGTACCTCGCCCTTCTCGCCCAGCAGGTTGATCCACAGCAGCATAATGCTGAGAAAGCGAATGCTTTAAAAGCGGCTACTGAACACACATTGCTGGTGGTTGCAAAAAAATGGTTGGATGAGAAGAAAAGAACTTCAGGGATCACGAATGACCATGCAGAGGATATCTGGCGTAGCCTTGAACGAAACGTCTTTCCTGGACTAGGTAATGTTCCGATCAAGGAAATTCGTCCCAAACTCTTAAAGCAGCACTTAGACCCAATTGAGCAGCGTGGAATTCTTGAAACGTTAAGGCGTGTGATTTCCCGATTGAATGAAATTTTCCGCTGGGCGGCTACTGAGGAACTGATTGAGTTTAATCCTGCTGATAACCTCGCACAGCGTTTCACTAAGCCTAAAAAGCAGAATATGCCTGCATTACCCCTGTCTGAATTACCCCGTTTCCTGGCAACGCTGAACAATGCTTCAGTACGTATGGAGACAAGGCTACTGATTGAGTGGCAATTGTTAACATGGGTTCGTCCGGGCGAAGCCGTTCGAGCAAGGTGGGCAGACATTGATAAAATCAACAGGCTATGGACCATTCCTGCCGACTTTATGAAAATGAAAAAAACTCATAAGGTTCCTTTGAGCAAAGAGGCTTTGCGCATTCTTGATACAATGAGGCCGCTCAGTGGACATAGAGAGTGGATTTTCCCCAGCATTAAAGCACCACTTCAACATATGCATGAACAGACAGCTAATGCCGCTATTATTCGTATGGGGTTTGGAGGCGAGCTTGTAGCTCATGGTATGCGCTCGATTGCGAGAACAGCGGCCGAGGAGTCTGGTAAGTTTAGATCTGAAGTCCTTGAAGCAGCGCTTGCCCACCCCAAGAAAGACGAAATTGTTGCAGCGTATAATCGCGCGGAGTATCTCGCCGAACGAGACGCACTTATGCAGTGGTAG